The following are from one region of the Strix uralensis isolate ZFMK-TIS-50842 chromosome 4, bStrUra1, whole genome shotgun sequence genome:
- the LOC141942063 gene encoding uncharacterized protein LOC141942063, whose amino-acid sequence MEGNCDRREGRTSWHHQPYLCYGENAFKFLVAGFALLSGMCIVLSTQHGQPTHQHLRQKVSRSHLERHLKTWATAQHRVRRYTKIGTDWPWSQAHIKYTGSMGLNSNNGLNLSTVVMHGMEAYLKNEWSWDSTDRVPQLLGKVGQEIKVGCRVINGSTHQKVTQISVTEIKTRKNQKKNCAIEKSDCWCNFTLVQPVFVVCLWAHKSVGLSFKFKISTTKLSFAAVKVSKCHFLAWHAAQYAEVGNQVKLEIKYSQESITDPMQIDGTTMTITAPNGRKWVVAVNCLHETKMLNRSELGTEASWYNQDYERCPHLVINLQVWCRGNLSVEMSPELGGKWWIGGPEGFKKEFTITAVLHPFVSKIGPYVVKKNHIQELLTGPVRSLKKVVLSLSTVNISSIRPHCTPFLSTLHTGWLAWLHSRSIQGTRARRDLLATALGGGGAGLGVLNSMNVEVLANKLEAVTSGVQGLLNPLNSSLASLGMGQWLVSEVLPTWEQINEKDHQVLLRALGIEQNNVSLALSCIQAQMWVQSVVAGILRDGDNGVLPTEIRKIVWDAATEKERQLQAWWRLINFTHDQVLNAVIAHVLTVAEAHIEKVYPIVALGVNTNGSVVYPLDHRMWARVSDGKWQSVDLEACILERGLGFICEDDALKASDVCFDTKEGVCHFEINPQSSNKTVLVYVGKGCVCFRTMCKYVQINEVYNQTTFNDSNMCACNVTIIRGCDFVYKPPVFTSQLLIRNYTLYRSITPTPIGMDLSLVKEMLEHANLQQLLENAKAEAKKILITVHHDGNVIKQVMERIKRAGEHHWWEIFFGWSPTATGIFNMLLHPIAVLLLMQICVCFAMVATCYWIRQVKVCIDKQMQQLGMAKRLLP is encoded by the coding sequence ATGGAAGGCAATTGTGACCGGCGGGAAGGGCGAACTTCGTGGCATCACCAGCCCTATTTGTGCTACGGggaaaatgctttcaaatttctGGTTGCaggatttgctttgctttctggtaTGTGCATAGTGCTGAGCACCCAACATGGTCAACCAACTCATCAGCATCTCAGACAAAAAGTCAGTCGTTCCCACTTGGAAAGGCACCTCAAAACATGGgccacagcccagcacagggtTAGGAGGTACACAAAAATTGGGACTGATTGGCCCTGGTCTCAAGCTCACATAAAATATACGGGAAGCATGGGTTTAAATTCTAACAACGGCTTAAATTTGTCAACGGTGGTTATGCATGGGATGGAGGCGTACCTGAAAAATGAGTGGAGCTGGGACAGCACAGACAGAGTCCCAcagctgctggggaaggtgggacAAGAAATAAAGGTAGGGTGCAGGGTAATTAATGGATCCACTCACCAGAAGGTAACTCAAATCTctgtaactgaaataaaaactaggaagaatcagaaaaaaaactgtGCCATAGAAAAATCGGACTGTTGGTGCAATTTCACTTTGGTCCAGCCAGTCTTTGTGGTCTGCCTCTGGGCCCACAAGAGCGTGGGGCTGTCCTTTAAATTCAAGATTAGCACCACAAAACTCTCCTTTGCTGCTGTTAAGGTCTCGAAGTGCCATTTTTTGGCCTGGCATGCAGCTCAATATGCTGAAGTTGGCAACCAGGTAAAATTGGAAATTAAATACTCCCAAGAAAGTATAACTGATCCGATGCAAATCGATGGCACCACCATGACTATCACAGCCCCTAATGGCCGCAAGTGGGTCGTGGCAGTAAACTGCCTCCACGAGACCAAAATGCTTAATAGATCTGAATTGGGCACTGAGGCTTCATGGTATAATCAGGATTATGAACGCTGCCCACACCTGGTCATAAACCTTCAGGTGTGGTGTCGAGGAAACCTGAGTGTAGAAATGTCCCCTGAGCTTGGAGGAAAGTGGTGGATAGGAGGCCCTGAAGGGTTTAAAAAAGAGTTTACCATCACTGCTGTCTTGCAtccttttgtttccaaaatagGCCCGTATGTAGTCAAGAAAAATCACATCCAAGAGCTGTTGACCGGGCCTGTCCGGTCACTGAAGAAGGTGGTGTTATCTCTGTCCACCGTTAATATTTCATCCATCAGACCACACTGCACCCCCTTCCTATCCACCCTCCACACCGGCTGGCTGGCATGGCTCCACAGCCGCTCCATCCAGGGGACCCGGGCCAGAAGAGACCTGCTGGCCACCGCACTGGGCGGAggaggtgctgggctgggagTCCTCAACAGTATGAACGTTGAGGTCTTGGCCAACAAGTTGGAGGCTGTCACCTCGGGCGTGCAGGGCCTCCTCAACCCCCTGAATTCATCCCTGGCCAGCCTCGGGATGGGGCAGTGGCTTGTGTCAGAGGTGTTGCCCACCTGGGaacaaataaatgagaaagaCCACCAGGTGCTGTTGCGAGCACTGGGCATTGAACAAAATAATGTCTCCCTTGCTCTTAGTTGCATCCAGGCCCAGATGTGGGTGCAGAGTGTTGTTGCAGGTATCCTGAGAGACGGCGACAATGGTGTCCTCCCCACTGAGATCCGAAAGATCGTGTGGGATGCGGCCACAGAGAAGGAGCGGCAGCTCCAAGCCTGGTGGAGGCTCATCAACTTCACCCACGACCAGGTCCTCAATGCAGTCATCGCCCATGTCCTGACCGTGGCAGAGGCTCACATCGAAAAGGTCTACCCCATCGTGGCCCTGGGGGTTAACACAAACGGGTCCGTGGTCTACCCCCTGGACCACCGCATGTGGGCGAGGGTGTCTGATGGGAAATGGCAATCGGTAGATTTGGAAGCCTGCATTTTGGAGAGGGGGCTGGGATTCATATGTGAAGATGATGCCCTTAAGGCGAGTGATGTTTGCTTTGACACCAAAGAAGGGGTGTGCCATTTTGAGATCAATCCCCAGAGCAGTAATAAAACCGTGTTAGTGTACGTAGGGAAAGGGTGCGTGTGCTTTAGAACGATGTGTAAATACGTGCAGATTAATGAAGTTTATAATCAGACCACGTTTAACGACTCAAATATGTGTGCTTGCAATGTAACTATTATTAGAGGCTGTGATTTTGTGTATAAACCACCTGTGTTTACTAGCCAGTTGCTAATTAGAAACTATACCTTGTATCGTAGTATAACCCCGACCCCCATCGGTATGGATTTGTCACTTGTAAAAGAAATGTTAGAGCATGCAAATTTACAGCAGCTGTTAGAAAATGCTAAGGCAGAAGCTAAGAAGATCCTCATAACCGTACATCATGATGGTAATGTTATAAAACAGGTAATGGAACGAATTAAGAGGGCGGGAGAACACCACTGGTGGGAAATTTTCTTTGGCTGGTCCCCCACGGCCACTGGCATCTTCAACATGCTGCTGCACCCCATTGCAGTTTTACTGCTAATGCAAATCTGTGTGTGCTTTGCCATGGTAGCGACTTGTTACTGGATAAGGCAGGTCAAGGTCTGCATTGACAAGCAGATGCAACAACTGGGGATGGCCAAGCGTCTCCTACCATAG